The DNA segment CTCGGAGTAGGTTGATTCTGTGATAACATCTTTTACCCCATATTTTACGGAATCAACAAGTCTAAATAGGGGCTAGGGATGAGAGAAAAGGTGTCCCGCCACTTTGGTAATAGATAATTACGAATGGGTAATAGGCCTATTACCTATTACCCATTACCCATTACCAAATTCCCATCCCTTGGTGGGCGAGGATTTTAAGTATTTTTCTACAAGCATGAGTAATTCATCATCATTAAAAGGTTTTATGAGGTAATCTGTTGCCCCGGCCATCCTAGCTCTGATTTGATCTATAAATTTATCTTTACTACTCAACATAATCATCGGTATATACCGAAATACTTGAGATTGACGCAGCATGGCACAAATCTCATAACCATTTAGTTCGGGTGAGGAAATGTCACAGAAAACTAAATTTGGTCGGAGTTGAAAAATTAGACCTAAAGCTTCTAGGGGATTAGTTAACACGATTACTTCCGGTATAGTGTAGCCCGTCGTTTCATATCCTCGCGCTTGCAGAATAGACTCTACAGTTTCACAAATACTTTTTGTATCGTCAATACAGAGGATTTTTGCTTTCTTGTGGTTCCCTGGTATGTGGATGTTGATCTGACAATTATTTGGTTCTGGATAGGTTAGTTTTAACCAACCTTGTTGTACATACGGGTAGATAACCTTGGCAACTGTCAAAATGTCCCGGTTGAGATAACGTGCTAGTTGACGTAAAGTAGTTTTTCCATCAGCCCATTGTTCGAGTTTATTCATTGTGGCTTCTGGAAGTGATGAGTTTATGTGAACTCTTTCAGCTAATATTGGCAATTGTTCTGGAGAATGAATATAGGGATATAGCTCGTGCCATTCTTGTAATTGTTGGGTGGCTTGAGTGACTAATGGCGAAATCTCCCAGGTAGTTAATCGGGGAGCGATCGCTGTATCCTGACAAAAAATAAACCTCCCTTGGTGTAAACTCAACAAGTCAAATAATGTCTCACCAACCAAACGGTAGATAATATTTTCAGCTAT comes from the Nostoc sp. PCC 7120 = FACHB-418 genome and includes:
- a CDS encoding response regulator, with translation MQGSLHEIDIRSILQLIELGQRTGQLLIEAPSLYKGNQNAKEDAEGADYFRNYQQKYWLIFFLNGQIIYCQEGDSNFSRIDGYLRYYRVEIGLNEQYLTSLGKLNSSEYDYLWLLLERNIINPQIAENIIYRLVGETLFDLLSLHQGRFIFCQDTAIAPRLTTWEISPLVTQATQQLQEWHELYPYIHSPEQLPILAERVHINSSLPEATMNKLEQWADGKTTLRQLARYLNRDILTVAKVIYPYVQQGWLKLTYPEPNNCQINIHIPGNHKKAKILCIDDTKSICETVESILQARGYETTGYTIPEVIVLTNPLEALGLIFQLRPNLVFCDISSPELNGYEICAMLRQSQVFRYIPMIMLSSKDKFIDQIRARMAGATDYLIKPFNDDELLMLVEKYLKSSPTKGWEFGNG